One segment of Stomatobaculum sp. F0698 DNA contains the following:
- the plsY gene encoding glycerol-3-phosphate 1-O-acyltransferase PlsY: MMEKILWLAIGYLFGSFQSGYFLGKAKGIDVRNYGSHSTGATNSLRVMGTGAGILVLLLDAAKAIIPCLLARHYFAGQPELTLLMALWTATGVMLGHDYPFYLGFRGGKGVASTVGVLLALDWRVALAWCLLFIVTCFLFHYVSLSSILSMVFLLVLVSVLYFRHTLPVGETQSLEFLALGLFNPLLSIFRHRANIGRLVRGEESPLRLFTRGMEVK, translated from the coding sequence ATGATGGAAAAAATACTCTGGCTCGCAATCGGTTATCTGTTCGGTAGTTTTCAGAGCGGTTATTTTCTCGGCAAGGCGAAGGGCATAGATGTTCGGAATTACGGGAGCCATTCGACCGGAGCGACCAATTCGCTCCGCGTCATGGGAACCGGAGCCGGTATTCTGGTCCTATTGCTCGATGCGGCGAAGGCGATTATCCCCTGCTTGCTCGCACGTCACTATTTTGCGGGACAGCCGGAGCTCACGCTTCTCATGGCGCTTTGGACGGCGACGGGTGTCATGCTCGGACATGACTATCCCTTCTACCTCGGCTTTCGAGGCGGAAAGGGCGTTGCAAGTACGGTCGGCGTGCTGCTTGCGCTCGACTGGCGCGTTGCGCTCGCGTGGTGCCTCCTTTTCATTGTAACCTGCTTCTTGTTTCACTATGTTTCGCTCTCATCCATTCTTTCGATGGTGTTTTTATTGGTACTCGTGTCGGTTCTCTACTTCCGGCATACGCTGCCGGTCGGAGAGACACAGAGTCTTGAATTCCTGGCGCTCGGCCTCTTTAACCCGCTGCTCTCGATTTTCCGCCATCGCGCGAACATCGGGCGCTTGGTGCGCGGCGAAGAGAGCCCATTGCGCCTGTTTACGCGCGGTATGGAGGTGAAGTGA
- the der gene encoding ribosome biogenesis GTPase Der: MSKPIVAIVGRPNTGKSSLFNAIAGEPISIVKDIPGVTRDRIYADCSWLNRDFTLIDTGGIEPESRDKLLVSMREQAQIAIDTADVIIFLTDVRTGVTDADDRVADMLRRAKKPVVLAVNKVDSFAKFENDIYEFYNLACGDPVPVSAASRLGIGDLLEAVEAHFPPISETEEEEDERPKVALIGKPNVGKSSIINRLLGENRVIVSDIAGTTRDAIDTVVVHEGQEYVFIDTAGIRRKSKIHEDIERYSIIRSVTAVERADVVLLVIDASEGVTEQDAKIAGVAHEKGKGILVVVNKWDLVEKDGKTMKEFTEKIQGTLSFMNYAEFLFVSAATGQRMNKLFELIDMIRSSQTLRIRTGVLNEIITEATVLKQPPSDKGHRLKIFYASQVAVKPPTFVFFVNSKELMHFSYQRYLENRIREAFGFRGTMLRFFIRERQGKDKE; encoded by the coding sequence ATGAGTAAACCAATCGTCGCAATCGTCGGACGGCCGAATACGGGAAAATCCTCGCTCTTCAATGCAATTGCGGGAGAGCCGATTTCGATTGTCAAAGACATCCCCGGTGTCACCCGGGACCGAATTTATGCGGACTGCAGCTGGCTCAATCGTGACTTCACGCTGATTGACACCGGCGGTATCGAGCCGGAGTCGAGAGACAAGCTCCTCGTCTCCATGCGCGAGCAGGCGCAGATCGCCATAGATACCGCGGATGTTATCATCTTTCTCACCGACGTGAGAACCGGTGTCACGGATGCGGACGACCGCGTCGCGGACATGCTGCGCCGCGCAAAGAAGCCGGTGGTGCTCGCGGTCAATAAGGTGGACAGTTTCGCAAAGTTTGAGAACGATATTTACGAGTTCTATAACCTCGCCTGCGGAGATCCGGTTCCGGTTTCGGCGGCGAGCCGCCTCGGCATCGGAGATTTGCTCGAGGCGGTTGAGGCGCACTTCCCGCCGATTTCGGAGACGGAAGAGGAAGAGGACGAGCGCCCGAAGGTAGCGCTGATCGGAAAACCGAATGTGGGAAAGAGTTCCATCATCAACCGCCTGCTCGGCGAAAACCGCGTGATTGTCTCGGACATTGCGGGAACGACGCGCGACGCAATCGATACGGTCGTGGTGCACGAGGGGCAGGAGTATGTCTTCATTGACACGGCGGGCATACGGCGAAAGTCCAAGATTCACGAGGATATTGAGCGCTACTCCATCATCCGCTCCGTGACTGCGGTGGAGCGGGCGGATGTCGTGCTCCTGGTCATCGATGCGAGCGAGGGCGTAACCGAGCAGGATGCAAAGATTGCGGGTGTGGCCCATGAGAAGGGCAAAGGCATACTCGTGGTCGTGAACAAGTGGGATCTTGTCGAGAAGGACGGGAAGACCATGAAGGAGTTCACCGAAAAGATTCAGGGAACCCTTTCCTTCATGAACTATGCGGAGTTCCTCTTTGTGTCGGCTGCGACGGGCCAGCGCATGAACAAGCTCTTTGAGCTCATTGACATGATACGTTCCTCTCAGACGCTGCGTATCCGCACGGGCGTCTTGAACGAGATTATTACCGAGGCGACGGTTTTAAAGCAGCCGCCGTCCGACAAGGGGCACAGACTGAAGATTTTCTATGCGTCTCAGGTTGCGGTGAAACCGCCGACCTTCGTGTTCTTTGTGAACAGCAAGGAACTTATGCATTTTTCGTATCAGCGCTATCTTGAAAACCGTATCCGAGAAGCTTTCGGCTTCCGCGGGACCATGCTGCGCTTCTTTATCCGGGAGCGGCAGGGAAAGGATAAGGAGTGA
- a CDS encoding ribose-phosphate pyrophosphokinase: protein MSNQSTENNRLPVAPLKIAALESCRDLAEKVNAHLVRMRASGEEETEERRRSLHYRGYDADSYLLSISCPRFGTGEGKGVINESVRGSDLFVMVDVTNYSLTYKVDGNENHMSPDDHFQDLKRIIAAGGAAAHRVNVIMPFLYEGRQHRRTKRESLDCAYMLTELANMGIENFITFDAHDPRVQNATPLSGFDNFMPTYQFIKTCFLNIPDLKADKENLMIISPDEGAMDRAIYISNILGVDTGMFYKRRDYSKIVDGRNPIVAHEFLGASVKDKDVLIIDDMISSGESMLDTAKNLKDRGCRRVIVCATFGLFTNGVKSFREKYDAGIIDYVCTTNLNYRRPELLDEPWYLEADMSPYLAYIIDSINADSASSDKLSSTQKIQDFLKNLQNEDYQYFGSVIE from the coding sequence ATGTCAAATCAGTCCACCGAAAACAATCGTCTTCCCGTCGCGCCGCTGAAAATCGCTGCGCTCGAGAGCTGTCGTGATCTCGCGGAGAAAGTAAACGCCCATCTCGTACGCATGCGCGCGTCCGGCGAGGAAGAAACCGAGGAGCGTCGCCGCTCCCTTCACTATCGCGGCTATGACGCCGATTCCTATCTCCTCTCCATCAGTTGCCCGCGCTTCGGCACCGGCGAGGGCAAGGGTGTCATCAACGAGTCCGTCCGCGGCTCCGACCTCTTTGTCATGGTCGATGTCACCAATTATTCTCTGACCTACAAGGTGGACGGCAACGAGAACCACATGTCTCCGGACGACCACTTCCAGGACTTGAAGCGTATCATCGCGGCCGGCGGCGCTGCTGCACACCGCGTCAACGTCATCATGCCCTTCCTCTATGAGGGCCGTCAGCACAGAAGAACCAAGCGAGAGTCCTTGGACTGCGCTTACATGCTGACCGAGCTCGCAAATATGGGCATTGAAAACTTCATCACCTTCGACGCTCACGATCCGCGTGTGCAGAACGCGACCCCGCTCTCCGGCTTTGACAACTTCATGCCGACCTATCAGTTCATTAAGACCTGCTTCTTAAACATTCCGGATCTGAAGGCCGACAAGGAAAACCTCATGATTATCAGCCCGGACGAAGGCGCAATGGATCGTGCCATCTACATCTCGAACATCCTCGGCGTCGACACCGGCATGTTCTACAAGCGCCGCGACTACTCGAAGATTGTCGACGGCAGAAACCCGATTGTCGCACATGAGTTCCTCGGCGCGAGCGTGAAGGACAAAGATGTGCTGATTATCGACGATATGATTTCCTCCGGCGAGAGCATGCTCGACACCGCAAAGAACCTGAAAGACCGCGGCTGCAGACGCGTTATTGTCTGCGCGACCTTCGGTCTCTTCACGAACGGTGTGAAGAGCTTCCGCGAGAAGTACGATGCCGGCATCATCGATTATGTCTGCACAACCAACTTAAACTACCGGAGACCGGAACTCCTCGATGAGCCCTGGTATCTGGAGGCGGATATGAGTCCCTATCTCGCTTATATCATCGACAGCATCAATGCGGATTCCGCATCGAGCGACAAGCTCTCTTCTACCCAAAAGATTCAGGACTTCCTGAAAAACCTACAGAACGAGGACTACCAGTACTTCGGTTCCGTGATTGAGTAA
- a CDS encoding NAD(P)H-dependent glycerol-3-phosphate dehydrogenase: MAKASVLGAGAWGTALAMLLSDNGHEVTLWSPFAEQTEELRRTRKSAALGEVELPESLCFTSDLKEAAEGRELLVFATASVYTRGVAKEVKPFVKPGQLIVCVAKGIEDKSLLFQTDEVKQEIPDALVTCLSGPSHAEEVARRLPTTCVAGAEDSEVAAKVQQLFMNRVFRVYTSTDVRGIELGGAVKNVIALAAGIADGLGYGDNTKAALITRGIAETARLGVKIGANWETFAGLTGIGDLIVTCASMHSRNRRAGILIGQGKSMEEAMREVGQVVEGVYSAKAALALAEREQVEMPIVEVVNRVLFSGLSAAEAVQMLMERDPVAEWNHI; encoded by the coding sequence ATGGCTAAGGCTTCGGTATTGGGGGCGGGCGCCTGGGGTACGGCGCTCGCAATGCTGCTCTCGGACAACGGACATGAGGTAACGCTTTGGTCTCCCTTTGCGGAGCAGACCGAAGAGCTTCGACGCACGCGGAAGTCCGCGGCACTCGGTGAAGTCGAACTTCCCGAGAGCCTTTGCTTTACCTCGGACTTAAAGGAAGCGGCGGAGGGGAGAGAGCTTTTGGTCTTTGCCACCGCATCGGTGTATACGCGCGGTGTCGCCAAAGAGGTAAAGCCCTTTGTGAAGCCCGGACAGCTCATTGTCTGTGTTGCCAAGGGAATCGAAGACAAGAGTCTTCTCTTTCAGACGGATGAAGTCAAGCAGGAGATTCCGGATGCGCTTGTGACCTGTCTCTCCGGACCGAGTCATGCGGAAGAAGTCGCAAGACGGCTCCCGACGACCTGCGTCGCGGGAGCGGAGGACAGCGAAGTTGCCGCGAAGGTGCAACAGCTCTTTATGAACCGTGTGTTCCGTGTGTATACTTCAACCGATGTGAGAGGGATTGAGCTCGGCGGCGCGGTCAAAAATGTGATTGCGCTCGCCGCGGGCATTGCAGACGGACTCGGTTACGGAGACAACACGAAGGCTGCGTTAATTACGCGCGGTATCGCCGAGACCGCACGTCTCGGTGTGAAAATCGGGGCAAACTGGGAGACCTTCGCCGGTCTCACCGGCATCGGCGACCTCATTGTGACCTGCGCGAGTATGCACTCGCGAAACCGGAGAGCCGGCATCCTGATCGGGCAGGGCAAGTCGATGGAAGAAGCCATGCGCGAGGTCGGGCAGGTTGTGGAAGGCGTTTACTCCGCGAAAGCGGCACTTGCGCTCGCAGAGCGGGAGCAGGTCGAAATGCCGATTGTCGAGGTTGTGAACCGCGTACTGTTTTCGGGCCTTTCGGCGGCGGAAGCCGTGCAGATGCTCATGGAGCGCGATCCGGTTGCGGAGTGGAATCATATATAA
- a CDS encoding DUF512 domain-containing protein, with the protein MAENLGHVIAAVEPGSAAAELEIAAGDRLLEVNGKAVADVFDYRYQVSAEVITLLVLKPDGEEWEYEIENGGEDPGLVFENGLMSEYRSCSNGCIFCFIDQMPGGMRDTLYFKDDDSRLSFLQGNYVTLTNMKDADIEHIIKYRLEPINISVHTTNPSLRVRMLKNRFAGEKLRYLDKLYDAGIQMNGQIVLCKGYNDGDELRRSLTDLLRYAPLMQSVSVVPVGLTNYRDKLEKLELLGPEDCAEAIDIIEETQRLAMEKCGIHFVQASDEFYLTAGRPLPEPSRYDGYPQLENGVGMLTLLHEEITEALQSVVPSAETETVSTFSGLLAAPSLARELARIGEKLPAKNILFYPLENHFFGEKITVTGLLTGRDILDGLRGKPLGDRLLLPQCVFRSGEEVLLDDMTRSDLERELGVRCVIIGMGGDDLVDAINDREYSYMGGGSAYELATEKFHKG; encoded by the coding sequence GTGGCGGAAAACTTAGGACATGTAATCGCCGCCGTGGAGCCTGGGAGCGCCGCAGCGGAGTTGGAAATTGCGGCGGGAGACCGCCTCTTGGAAGTAAACGGAAAAGCGGTTGCGGATGTCTTCGACTACCGCTACCAGGTGAGCGCGGAAGTTATCACCCTGCTCGTCCTAAAGCCGGACGGTGAGGAGTGGGAGTACGAGATTGAAAACGGCGGAGAGGATCCGGGTCTGGTCTTTGAAAACGGCCTGATGAGCGAATATCGCTCGTGCTCAAACGGCTGTATTTTTTGCTTCATCGATCAGATGCCGGGAGGAATGCGGGACACACTCTATTTTAAAGACGATGACTCGCGTCTCAGTTTCCTCCAGGGAAATTATGTGACGCTCACCAATATGAAGGACGCGGATATTGAGCACATCATAAAATATCGACTGGAGCCCATCAATATCTCTGTCCATACGACCAATCCCTCGCTTCGTGTGCGCATGCTGAAAAATCGTTTTGCCGGTGAAAAATTGCGCTACCTCGATAAGCTCTATGACGCGGGCATACAGATGAACGGGCAGATTGTGCTCTGCAAGGGCTATAACGACGGGGATGAATTGCGCCGCAGTCTCACGGATTTACTCCGCTATGCGCCTCTCATGCAGTCGGTATCGGTGGTGCCGGTCGGTCTTACAAATTACCGAGACAAGCTGGAGAAACTGGAGCTTCTCGGACCTGAGGACTGTGCCGAAGCCATCGATATTATAGAAGAGACGCAGCGCCTTGCCATGGAAAAGTGTGGCATCCACTTTGTTCAAGCCTCGGATGAGTTTTATCTGACCGCGGGTCGGCCGCTCCCCGAGCCCTCTCGCTACGACGGTTATCCGCAGCTTGAGAACGGTGTCGGCATGCTGACCCTCTTACACGAGGAAATCACTGAGGCGCTTCAAAGCGTCGTGCCGTCTGCCGAGACAGAGACCGTGAGCACCTTCAGCGGTCTGCTTGCCGCGCCCTCGCTCGCGCGGGAACTTGCGCGCATCGGAGAGAAGCTTCCCGCGAAGAACATCCTGTTCTATCCGCTTGAGAATCATTTCTTCGGCGAAAAAATTACGGTGACCGGGTTACTTACCGGACGGGACATCCTGGACGGACTGCGGGGCAAGCCCCTCGGCGACCGCCTCTTATTGCCGCAGTGTGTGTTTCGAAGCGGCGAGGAAGTGCTGCTCGACGATATGACGCGATCGGATCTCGAGCGGGAACTCGGTGTTCGCTGCGTTATCATCGGCATGGGTGGGGATGATCTGGTGGACGCAATCAATGACAGGGAATACAGCTACATGGGCGGCGGCAGCGCCTATGAACTTGCAACCGAGAAATTTCACAAAGGCTGA